Proteins encoded together in one Pseudomonadota bacterium window:
- a CDS encoding 1-acyl-sn-glycerol-3-phosphate acyltransferase, with product MSHKTSDFTVPGEPPMGWLARMVFRLLVFIYRRHKFTPVGEAPEFRKFIIIAVPHTSNWDFPNYVGLTREMGLRTRFMAKASLFKWPMGTFMRQVGGVPVDRDAAKDMVQQMAEEFAARDDFILTIAPEGTRSAATRWRTGFYHIAMAAKVPIVCGFMDYRSRRAGLGPVIHPTGDYDADMAPAFAFYEGMSGRRGEGLKGDAGKGMRE from the coding sequence GTGTCGCACAAAACTTCTGACTTCACCGTACCCGGCGAGCCACCCATGGGCTGGCTGGCACGTATGGTGTTCCGTCTGCTGGTGTTCATCTATCGCCGTCACAAATTCACACCGGTGGGAGAGGCGCCGGAATTCCGCAAATTCATCATCATCGCGGTGCCGCATACCAGCAACTGGGATTTCCCCAACTATGTCGGCCTGACCCGCGAAATGGGGCTGCGCACCCGGTTCATGGCCAAGGCCTCGCTGTTCAAATGGCCGATGGGCACGTTCATGCGTCAGGTTGGCGGGGTGCCGGTCGATCGCGATGCGGCCAAGGATATGGTGCAGCAAATGGCCGAGGAATTCGCCGCGCGTGATGACTTTATCCTGACTATCGCGCCCGAAGGCACGCGCAGCGCCGCCACTCGCTGGCGCACCGGCTTCTACCATATCGCCATGGCAGCCAAGGTGCCGATTGTCTGTGGCTTTATGGACTATAGGAGCCGACGTGCCGGCCTGGGCCCAGTGATCCACCCGACCGGCGATTATGATGCCGATATGGCCCCCGCCTTTGCCTTTTATGAAGGGATGAGCGGACGGCGCGGCGAGGGACTGAAGGGCGATGCCGGCAAGGGCATGCGCGAATGA
- a CDS encoding trypco2 family protein gives MANNSEKNPPDNQDRLSLEDALSEIRHSLLEASETARKDGRGAVLHLDSAELEVKFTAGRVAKAGGKFAAKFWVIDAGVEGGGEVASELIHTLRLKFVPAYKNTPAPAGTIILDRPTKSTEERISGHSQDTKPYILPSDGAGDIWRQGTTFYHDTKSPSSIVNSPGRFDTTFDITGNKGKKSG, from the coding sequence ATGGCAAATAACAGCGAGAAAAATCCTCCGGACAATCAAGACCGGCTTTCTCTTGAAGATGCGCTGAGTGAAATTCGCCACTCACTGCTTGAAGCCAGCGAAACGGCTAGAAAGGATGGCCGGGGAGCCGTCTTGCATTTGGACAGCGCAGAATTGGAAGTGAAATTCACGGCAGGCCGCGTCGCAAAAGCCGGCGGCAAATTCGCTGCAAAATTCTGGGTAATTGATGCGGGAGTCGAGGGCGGTGGCGAAGTAGCAAGCGAATTGATCCATACCCTGCGACTGAAATTTGTCCCTGCCTATAAAAATACTCCCGCCCCAGCTGGTACTATCATTCTAGACAGGCCTACCAAATCCACCGAAGAAAGAATATCGGGGCACAGCCAAGATACGAAGCCTTATATTTTACCATCCGACGGAGCCGGTGATATCTGGCGCCAAGGAACAACATTCTACCACGATACCAAATCACCATCTTCAATTGTTAACTCACCAGGTCGATTTGATACCACGTTCGATATAACCGGCAATAAGGGTAAGAAAAGCGGCTAA
- a CDS encoding cold-shock protein — translation MPTGKVKFFNTDKGYGFIEREDGASDAFVHITAVQAAGMHTLQNDQRLNFDLETGRNGKESAVNLSNAD, via the coding sequence ATGCCAACCGGCAAAGTAAAATTTTTCAATACCGACAAGGGCTATGGTTTTATCGAGCGCGAAGATGGCGCCAGCGATGCCTTTGTCCATATTACCGCAGTGCAGGCCGCCGGGATGCACACATTGCAAAATGACCAGCGGCTCAATTTCGATCTTGAGACAGGCCGCAATGGCAAGGAAAGTGCGGTCAATCTAAGCAACGCCGACTAG
- a CDS encoding Rid family hydrolase, protein MRQLTCCIAGMALMTGAGAAQAQDIAAEAVGAAEAAAEAALADEEAESGNIEPKISLMPENPRARAFQEQFGYADAVIHDEKVYLSGVIVVHGNDPEAAYVAVFEKLGETLERAGSGWEHVLDITSFHVDVDDSLPIMAEVKNRYVKAPFPAWTVIDIDRLYVPEGAVEIKIIAAAPDD, encoded by the coding sequence ATGCGACAACTGACTTGCTGTATCGCCGGCATGGCGCTGATGACCGGAGCGGGCGCAGCACAGGCGCAGGACATTGCTGCGGAAGCTGTAGGAGCAGCAGAAGCAGCCGCAGAAGCCGCTCTCGCGGATGAAGAGGCAGAGTCCGGCAATATCGAACCGAAAATCTCGCTCATGCCTGAAAACCCGCGCGCCCGCGCATTTCAGGAGCAGTTCGGCTATGCCGATGCGGTGATCCATGACGAGAAGGTCTATCTCTCCGGCGTCATCGTGGTGCATGGCAACGACCCGGAGGCAGCCTATGTCGCGGTGTTCGAGAAGCTGGGAGAGACGCTCGAGCGCGCCGGATCGGGCTGGGAACATGTGCTCGACATCACCAGCTTCCATGTCGATGTCGATGACAGCCTGCCGATCATGGCTGAGGTCAAGAATCGCTATGTCAAGGCACCCTTCCCGGCCTGGACGGTGATCGATATCGACCGGCTCTACGTTCCCGAAGGCGCAGTCGAGATAAAAATCATCGCCGCCGCGCCCGACGATTGA
- a CDS encoding cupin domain-containing protein, whose protein sequence is MTAKEIITALDLAPHPEGGWYRELWRSDVKLGENTAYTGGRASATAIYFLLETGQRSAWHRVDAHELWLWHAGDPLTLSHKPGWGDAPRHPVLGTELAAGQQPQIRIPAHHWQAAEPLPVEGGAGYTLVSCIVSPGFEFAGFEMRA, encoded by the coding sequence ATGACCGCCAAAGAGATCATCACCGCGCTAGATCTGGCACCACATCCCGAGGGTGGCTGGTATCGTGAGCTATGGCGCAGTGATGTCAAACTGGGCGAAAACACTGCCTATACCGGTGGTCGCGCCAGTGCCACGGCGATCTATTTTCTGCTCGAAACCGGCCAGCGCTCCGCCTGGCACCGTGTCGATGCGCATGAGCTCTGGCTCTGGCATGCTGGCGATCCGTTGACCCTTTCGCACAAGCCTGGATGGGGCGATGCGCCGCGACATCCCGTGCTTGGCACCGAGCTTGCCGCCGGCCAGCAACCGCAAATCCGTATCCCCGCGCATCACTGGCAGGCAGCCGAACCGCTGCCGGTGGAAGGTGGTGCGGGATACACGCTGGTCAGCTGCATCGTCTCGCCGGGGTTTGAGTTTGCCGGATTTGAGATGCGGGCGTGA
- a CDS encoding DUF427 domain-containing protein, which produces MSGLPPLPDKQVLLARVKPGRAHWDRSFRPPGVEQAGKGEESVWDYPRPPIMAGDIGGLDAHIRVMHGDTLIAETRRPLIVKETAGAPVPYIHPDDVGTALLQPNDGLSVCEWKGVAVSYDLLLDNGTRIADAAWTYPDPFDDLAEGYTAIAGWFAFYPSKLACFVKDAGGEWEKARPQPGGFYGGWIIDRIKGPVKGAGATGQW; this is translated from the coding sequence ATGAGCGGTCTGCCGCCCCTGCCCGACAAGCAGGTCCTGCTGGCGCGGGTCAAGCCGGGCCGTGCTCATTGGGACCGGTCTTTCCGGCCACCCGGGGTCGAGCAGGCAGGCAAGGGTGAGGAATCGGTATGGGACTATCCACGCCCACCGATTATGGCGGGCGATATTGGCGGGCTGGATGCGCATATCCGGGTGATGCACGGCGATACGCTGATCGCCGAGACCCGGCGACCGCTGATCGTCAAGGAGACGGCCGGCGCGCCGGTGCCCTATATCCATCCCGATGATGTGGGCACCGCATTGCTGCAGCCAAATGATGGCCTGTCGGTATGCGAGTGGAAAGGGGTCGCGGTCAGCTATGACCTGCTTCTCGACAATGGCACCCGGATTGCCGATGCCGCCTGGACCTATCCCGATCCGTTTGACGATCTTGCAGAAGGCTATACCGCAATTGCCGGCTGGTTCGCTTTCTATCCGTCGAAACTCGCCTGTTTCGTCAAGGACGCCGGTGGCGAATGGGAAAAGGCACGCCCCCAGCCGGGCGGCTTTTACGGCGGCTGGATCATTGACCGGATAAAGGGACCGGTAAAGGGCGCAGGCGCCACCGGGCAGTGGTAA